Proteins from one Podospora pseudoanserina strain CBS 124.78 chromosome 1, whole genome shotgun sequence genomic window:
- a CDS encoding hypothetical protein (EggNog:ENOG503NXJJ; COG:Q) has protein sequence MALGGLPLPGPRAYPIVGNVLQIDTSSTLKSLDKFTDQYGEIYRLVLPWGTTAIVTTAALVHEVSDETRFKKPIIADLEQLRNGVPAGIFTTPTEEPVWGIAHRVLTPAFGPVPIQEMFPEMHELAAQLVMKWARHGPEKSIAVSEDFTRLALDTIALCSMNFRFNSYYHDELHPFITAMANFLTESGNRSLKGNFLSSLFFWSSNKYFADIKTLRDIAQSVLDARRANPNGRKDLLSAMLDGVDRKTGEKLDDGAIIDNLITFLIAGHETTSGMLSFAFVMLLKNPETLKKARQEVDEVIGRGPITAEHMKKLPYITAILRETLRLCPTIPSYGVQALEDTVIGGKWAIAKGQVVLLYLARSHRDKAVYGETADEFIPERMLDENFDRLSKEHPGFWKPFGNGQRGCIGRAFAWQEAMVIMAMLVQNFDFEMSDPSYELKIKETLTTKPEGFEMKAKLRHGLTPTELERQLNGSLLEKSTLSKHPHAQATEKGTQLKQLNIFYGSNTGTCEALAQRLAMDAPSHGYNATIIDALDAAANQLPKDDASPVAFITASYEGEPPDNATDFVTWIKDLPDTSSLKGTSFAVFGCGHRDWANTFHKIPRLVYHTLEQKGATPICDLGLTDVSQGEMFTDFEQWEDDVFWPAIKSKYGSAVGGGRQQALEVQFSTPRASNLRQDVEEAVVVEEKTLTKGNGVPKKHLEVQLPEGMTYRAGDYLAVLPVNPKESINRVMRKFGLAWDSHITVAGGAEGKKTTLPTGVPVPVHEVLGSYVELLQPVTKRGVQTLSNFTSAAADKAALSALSTNPELYTSTIITPRLSLLDILDRYPSISLPFGTFLSLLPPMRVRQYSISSSPLASPSKATLTYTLLSGQSLANPANLFTGVATSYLSALRQGDRLLISVRQSHSSFHLPSNVETPLVMIAAGAGIAPFRGFIQERAALASQGNKLGKALLFFGCRHPDWDDLYCDELEKWEADGIVKVTRAYSRQNDREYVGDSVLNYKDEVKQLWDNGARVYVCGSRAVGDGVRSALGRIVLGDEAKEGEIAKWFEGMRNIRYAVDVFD, from the exons ATGGCTCTCGGGGGCCTTCCTTTACCG GGTCCCCGCGCATACCCCATTGTGGGGAATGTACTGCAGATTGATACCAGCAGCACCCTCAAGTCCCTTGATAAGTTTACTGATCAATATGGCGAAATCTACCGCCTCGTGCTACCTTGGGGAACAACCGCCATTGTT ACAACAGCAGCCCTCGTCCATGAGGTCTCCGATGAAACACGCTTCAAGAAGCCTATCATTGCTGACCTCGAGCAACTCCGCAATGGCGTTCCCGCCGGGATTTTCACCACCCCGACAGAAGAACCAGTATGGGGTATCGCCCACCGCGTCCTAACCCCTGCTTTCGGGCCGGTGCCCATCCAAGAAATGTTTCCCGAGATGCACGAATTGGCTGCCCAGCTTGTCATGAAGTGGGCTCGCCACGGCCCCGAGAAATCCATTGCGGTCAGTGAAGACTTCACCCGACTTGCCCTCGACACCATTGCCCTGTGTTCGATGAATTTCCGATTCAACTCTTACTATCACGACGAGTTGCATCCTTTCATTACCGCAATGGCCAATTTCTTGACCGAGTCTGGAAACCGATCCCTCAAGGGCAACTTCTTGTCCAGTCTATTTTTCTGGTCAAGCAACAAGTACTTTGCTGACATCAAGACCCTGAGGGACATTGCTCAATCAGTTCTCGATGCTCGGAGAGCGAATCCAAACGGAAGAAAAGACTTGTTGTCGGCAATGCTGGATGGCGTGGACAGGAAGACAGGCGAGAAATTGGATGACGGGGCTATCATCGACAACCTCATCACCTTTTTGATCGCAGGCCACGAGACCACAAGTGGCATGTTGAGCTTTGCGTTTGTGATGCTGCTCAAGAACCCAGAGACACTGAAGAAGGCCCGCCAGGAGGTCGACGAGGTGATCGGTCGAGGACCGATTACGGCCGAGCACATGAAAAAGTTGCCATACATTACTGCCATTCTTCGAGAGACGCTCAGACTATGTCCGACCATTCCTTCGTACGGCGTTCAGGCTCTCGAAGACACAGTTATCGGGGGAAAATGGGCAATCGCCAAGGGTCAGGTCGTTCTTCTCTATCTGGCGAGATCGCATCGAGACAAAGCGGTCTATGGCGAAACAGCTGACGAATTCATTCCTGAGAGGATGCTCGATGAGAATTTTGATCGGCTCAGCAAAGAACATCCTGGGTTTTGGAAGCCTTTTGGAAATGGTCAGCGAGGATGCATAGGGCGCGCGTTCGCCTGGCAAGAAGCCATGGTCATAATGGCAATGCTGGTGCAGaactttgactttgagaTGTCGGATCCGTCCTACGAGCTCAAGATTAAAGAGACTCTGACCACCAAGCCTGAGGGATTTGAGATGAAAGCCAAGCTGAGGCACGGGTTGACGCCTACCGAGCTGGAGAGACAACTGAACGGCAGCCTTTTGGAGAAGAGCACACTTTCGAAACACCCGCACGCCCAAGCGACAGAGAAAGGGACACAGCTCAAGCAGCTCAACATTTTTTACGGATCCAACACTGGCACGTGTGAGGCGCTTGCCCAGAGGCTGGCCATGGACGCCCCTTCACACGGATACAATGCAACAATCATTGATGCGCTTgatgcagcagcaaaccaGCTCCCCAAAGATGACGCCAGCCCTGTTGCTTTCATCACTGCGTCTTACGAAGGAGAACCGCCTGATAATGCCACCGATTTTGTCACCTGGATCAAAGACTTGCCTGACACATCCTCCCTCAAAGGAACCTCTTTTGCCGTCTTTGGCTGTGGCCACCGCGACTGGGCCAACACCTTCCACAAAATCCCTCGTCTAGTCTACCACACTCTTGAACAAAAGGGCGCTACCCCTATTTGCGATCTCGGTCTGACAGATGTTTCCCAAGGTGAGATGTTCACCGACTTTGAGCAATGGGAAGACGACGTGTTCTGGCCTGCCATCAAGTCAAAATACGGTTCTgctgtgggtggtggcaggcAACAGGCTCTTGAGGTTCAGTTCTCAACCCCTCGTGCTTCGAATTTGAGGcaagatgtcgaggaggctgTAGTGGTGGAGGAAAAGACTCTGACCAAGGGAAATGGGGTTCCAAAGAAGCATCTCGAAGTCCAGCTTCCGGAAGGCATGACATACCGCGCTGGGGACTATCTGGCCGTGTTGCCGGTGAATCCCAAAGAGAGTATCAACCGGGTGATGAGAAAGTTTGGGTTGGCTTGGGATAGCCATATCACGGTTGCCGGTGGGGCTGAGGGTAAGAAGACGACGCTTCCAACTGGAGTACCAGTGCCAGTCCACGAGGTGCTTGGCTCTTACGTTGAGCTGTTGCAACCTGTCACCAAGAGA GGCGTACAAACACTTTCCAACTTCACTTCAGCTGCAGCCGACAAAGCAGCACTGTCTGCTCTTTCCACGAACCCCGAGCTCTACActtcaaccatcatcacccctcgGCTATCATTATTGGACATTCTCGACAGATATCCTTCCATCTCTCTTCCCTTCGGCACATTCCTCTCACTCCTCCCCCCGATGAGAGTGAGGCAGTACTCGatttcctcttcccctttggCATCGCCTTCCAAGGCTACTCTCACttacaccctcctctccggccAGTCATTGGCCAACCCCGCCAATTTGTTCACAGGTGTCGCTACGTCATATCTGTCTGCCCTAAGGCAGGGGGATAGACTTCTTATCTCTGTCCGGCAATCACACTCGTCGTTTCACCTGCCCTCCAATGTCGAGACCccgttggtgatgattgccGCCGGAGCGGGCATAGCCCCCTTCCGTGGTTTCATTCAAGAGCGGGCGGCCTTAGCATCTCAGGGTAATAAACTCGGCAAAGCGTTGCTCTTCTTTGGCTGCCGGCACCCCGACTGGGATGACCTTTATTGTGACGAGCTTGAGAAGTGGGAGGCTGATGGTATTGTGAAAGTGACAAGGGCTTATAGCAGACAGAATGACCGGGAATACGTCGGTGACAGTGTTCTGAACTACAAAGACGAAGTGAAGCAGCTGTGGGACAATGGTGCAAGAGTGTACGTTTGTGGCAGTCGGGCAGTCGGAGATGGTGTGAGAAGTGCCTTGGGAAGGATTGTGCTTGGTGACGAGgcaaaggagggggagattgCAAAGTGGTTTGAGGGGATGAGAAATATCAGGTATGCGGTCGACGTTTTTGACTAG
- a CDS encoding hypothetical protein (COG:E; CAZy:AA3; EggNog:ENOG503NU6B), with product MPRSSQDLKEASTCPEVRVVHVFRRAFNFSPTMRSQLLSLTVWLLAHKVVGTALGKAPEFATVVTPRTVLANSYDFIIAGGGISGLTVADRLSEDPSVKVLVIEAGIFDQDEDNILIPGQFFTPFPFQYMYLPLPSVPQTALNNRSFNVPAGKVVGGGSVLNAMVYVRPGAEELDAWELLGAKGWKWNDLLPYYKKSENFTAPDPAYAAAANFSFDPSVHGTTGPVQASFPSFHFEGSGIWFEAAISSGLRAGGDPHAGDGSGVVYVPSVTSGTTRTRSHARLNHFTRVQPRSNYHILAGHTVAKVLFDNTKKVTGVEYLPTGGGERLTAQATKEVLLAGGAVHTPQILQLSGIGPKKVLNKFNIPIVVELPGSTTLSSELFTMQLAKLTRGLSTNLALPPLCNATSDCKSIVSAARRTNPFRYLPDDTHATVKAGYALQREIILRQLEGPKTPVSMIHWDTANSVRMYFFKPLSRGTVQINSTNPLEWPLIDFRTNVDPIDEDLIVASFLKNRHIMSQPSMTALNPLEAAPFSNDITDKNILKQILRGVTEPSSAHQCCTAAMMPRLLGGVVNSKMKVYGVRGLRVIDTSYWPIVLTAAPTATTYASGEKIADAIKAEYGLQSL from the exons ATGCCGAGAAGCTCTCAGGACTTAAAAGAGGCCTCTACGTGCCCAGAAGTCAGAGTGGTTCATGTGTTTCGACGCGCCTTTAATTTCTCTCCAACAATGAGGTCTCAGTTGCTCTCTCTTACTGTTTGGTTGCTCGCTCACAAAGTCGTTGGGACTGCTCTAGGGAAAGCTCCGGAATTTGCGACCGTCGTCACGCCCAGAACTGTTCTGGCGAATAGCTATGATTTCATCATTGCTGGCGGGGGGATATCTGGGCTAACTGTTGCTGATAGACTGTCAGAGGACCCATCAG TCAAGGTCTTGGTTATCGAGGCCGGCATTTTCGATCAGGATGAAGACAACATCTTGATTCCAGGACAGTTTTTCACCCCGTTCCCATTCCAGTACATGTATCTTCCGTTGCCCAGCGTTCCACAGACGGCGTTGAACAACAGGTCATTCAATGTGCCGGCTGggaaggtggttggtggtggctcgGTCCTCAATGCTATGGTGTATGTGAGACCTGGAGCAGAGGAGCTTGATGCATGGGAGCTTCTGGGCGCAAAAGGATGGAAATGGAACGATTTGCTTCCCTATTACAAGAAG AGCGAAAATTTCACCGCTCCAGATCCTGCATATGCAGCTGCTGCGAACTTTTCATTTGATCCCTCTGTTCATGGGACAACCGGGCCAGTGCAGGCTTCATTTCCGAGCTTCCACTTTGAAGGAAGTG GCATTTGGTTTGAGGCCGCAATCTCATCAGGCCTTCGTGCTGGCGGTGATCCAcatgctggtgatggctcAGGCGTAGTCTATGTCCCCTCCGTTACCTCTGGGACCACAAGAACTAGAAGCCATGCTCGACTGAACCATTTCACACGTGTCCAGCCGAGATCAAATTACCACATCCTAGCCGGGCATACCGTTGCCAAAGTGCTGTTCGATAACACCAAGAAGGTGACTGGGGTTGAATATCTACCAACTGGAGGCGGGGAGCGTCTTACAGCTCAAGCCACAAAGGAGGTTCTCCTTGCGGGAGGCGCCGTGCATACACCTCAGATCCTGCAGCTTTCCGGAATTGGTCCAAAGAAGGTTTTGAACAAGTTCAATATCCCAATCGTGGTCGAGCTTCCCGGC TCTACGACGCTGAGCAGCGAGCTCTTTACGATGCAACTCGCCAAG CTTACTCGTGGTCTCAGCACCAACCTTGcgctccctcccctctgcAACGCAACTTCTGACTGCAAATCCATCGTCTCTGCGGCTCGCAGAACCAACCCCTTTCGATACCTTCCTGATGATACCCACGCCACCGTCAAAGCAGGCTACGCTCTTCAACGCGAAATCATTCTTCGCCAACTGGAAGGCCCCAAGACTCCCGTGTCGATGATTCATTGGGATACCGCCAACTCCGTCAGGATGTACTTCTTCAAGCCTCTGAGCAGGGGGACTGTTCAGATCAACTCTACCAATCCACTCGAGTGGCCACTGATTGACTTTCGCACAAACGTTGATCCCATTGACGAGGATTTGATTGTGGCCTCGTTCCTCAAAAATAGACACATCATGTCTCAGCCCAGCATGACTGCGTTGAATCCCCTTGAGGCCGCACCGTTTAGCAACGACATCACTGATAAGAATATTCTCAAGCAAATACTGAGAGGGGTCACTGAGCCGTCGAGTGCCCATCAGTGCTGCACGGCAGCCATGATGCCGAGACTACTGGGCGGCGTGGTGAACTCCAAAATGAAGGTGTATGGCGTCAGGGGCTTGAGGGTGATTGATACGAGCTACTGGCCTATTGTCTTGACTGCTGCACCTACAGCCACGACTTATGCTTCCGGCGAGAAG ATTGCGGACGCTATCAAGGCGGAATATGGGTTACAGAGTCTCTAA
- a CDS encoding hypothetical protein (EggNog:ENOG503P74V), translating into IFPSVLRRQERSPVPLPQVEESDETGLDQSIQPSIASPIRIVATSLSPESVAKRPGISDDFAWIETPVHYDLEDSDAESRVSDPDSIISVPSTVSSVDPDAIETIFHRLLHFQDLQFLWSHMVQLSALLFEKQPQHSPLYAIDLLNLALNTKDRPEKQVKLDTARFVRRSRRDIARRITEAHCKTWTDDSSATNNDIIEDQEIDYDQGDSGPADEPFDVVTAVAEVFLFETDPVLHLQSNVKAFVNRQCPKVVQQSFWEFMTTKISNMVSKLRQKPLEDGKTRITWTCKCRRNLYDDFTEIVPGAVKQLEAELRYQNTKQPELEYDNLDAQNTPRSHPNSFARVLFQMWTGTTQIFRKFQYPLLPEHKSSRGNMSLELDNPCAQSSQQAPYTTHLFLFLCVPFLRFATRLAQPEVCQINSDQELFQLLRRQYLKARSGGRWLWGQLRRVQAIDFVKLELYSIQELVDICHSPSLPQDTDPYVYNPQPAEHIPPIGANHLMHLFSHPSHAEPLPILFRRVPKKVDNPLKPCPINGVGLGWGLYLQEGMNWPAMLLYGCIGFGLSLFTAVVWATLVNQGDVQGGFAIGGFMVAFLWFAGSVMAHMNGGDGL; encoded by the exons ATATTCCCGAGCGTGTTGCGGCGACAAGAGAGGTCCCCCGTGCCCCTCCCGCAAGTGGAGGAATCGGATGAGACTGGTTTGGACCAGAGCATCCAGCCCTCTATCGCGAGCCCCATCCGCATTGTGGCTACGTCCTTGAGCCCTGAGTCAGTGGCAAAGCGTCCCGGGATATCTGACGACTTTGCCTGGATTGAAACACCAGTCCACTACGACTTGGAAGATTCAGATGCCGAATCAAGAGTCTCGGATCCGGATAGCATCATCTCCGTGCCATCTACCGTGAGCTCCGTCGACCCGGACGCAATTGAGACCATCTttcaccgcctccttcatTTTCAAGACCTTCAATTCCTGTGGTCACACATGGTGCAACTGTCGGCGCTCTTGTTTGAAAAGCAACCACAACATAGCCCG CTGTATGCTATCGACCTTTTGAATCTGGCCTTGAACACAAAAGATCGACCGGAGAAGCAAGTGAAGCTGGATACCGCTAGATTCGTCAGAAGATCTCGGAGGGATATTGCTCGGAGAATTACGGAGGCTCATTGCAAGACATGGACAGACGACAGTTCTGCTACAAATAATGACATCATTGAAGATCAAGAAATCG ATTATGACCAAGGTGATAGCGGGCCCGCAGATGAACCCTTCGACGTGGTCACTGCTGTTGCCGAGGTATTTTTGTTCGAAACGGACCCAGTTCTGCACTTGCAGTCTAATGTTAAAGCATTTGTCAACCGACAGTGTCCGAAGGTCGTCCAACAAAGCTTCTGGGAATTTATGACCACCAAGATAAGCAACATGGTGTCAAAACTAAGGCAAAAGCCTCTGGAAGACGGGAAGACGAGAATAACATGGACCTGT AAATGCAGGAGGAACCTTTACGATGATTTTACTGAAATTGTGCCTGGGGCAGTCAAACAGCTTGAAGCCGAATTACGAtaccaaaacaccaaacagcCTGAACTGGAGTATGATAACCTAGATGCTCAAAATACCCCGAGAAGCCACCCAAATTCATTTGCCAGGGTACTGTTTCAGATGTGGACCGGGACAACACAAATCTTTCGCAAATTTCAGTACCCTCTTTTACCAGAGCACAAGTCTTCGCGTGGCAACATGAGCCTTGAACTCGACAATCCCTGCGCGCAGTCGTCACAGCAGGCACCCTATACTACACAcctcttcctttttctttgtgTTCCTTTTCTCCGATTTGCAACAAGACTCGCTCAACCCGAGGTTTGCCAGATCAACTCCGATCAGGAATTATTCCAACTCCTCCGGCGTCAGTATCTCAAAGCACGTTCGGGTGGAAGATGGTTATGGGGCCAGCTCAGAAGAGTACAAGCCATAGACTTTGTCAAATTAGAGCTGTATTCGATTCAAGAGCTTGTGGACATCTGCCActctccatctcttcccCAAGATACAGACCCGTATGTTTACAATCCCCAGCCGGCAGAACACATACCACCAATTGGAGCAAATCACCTCATGCATCTGTTTTCTCATCCGTCGCACGCCGAGCCTTTGCCGATTCTCTTCAGACGAGTGCCCAAAAAGGTTGACAACCCACTAAAGCCTTGTCCAATAAACGGGGTTGGGTTAGGCTGGGGCCTGTACCTTCAAGAGGGCATGAACTGGCCGGCTATGCTTCTCTATGGCTGCATTGGGTTCGGACTCAGCCTTTTCACAGCGGTGGTCTGGGCCACACTTGTTAATCAAGGGGATGTGCAAGGAGGCTTTGCTATTGGGGGCTTTATGGTAGCATTTTTATGGTTTGCCGGAAGCGTCATGGCGCACATgaatggtggggatggaCTGTAG